Within Candidatus Rokuibacteriota bacterium, the genomic segment TACGCGATGCGCCGACAGGCGTTCTTCCGCCCCCGCAGCGAGCGGCGGCGGCTGAAGGCCCGACGAGCCCGGAAGCGCGCGCGGCGCGCGCTCGTCGGCGGGACGCCATGACGGCCGTGAGCGCCCGGCCGGTGCTGCCCCGCCCTGCCAAGGCTCCAGGACGGCCCCGGCGCCCGGGCTGGCCGAAGATGCTGCCCTGCCTCTCCTGCGGGAAGCCGCGCCTGGCTGAGTCCCCGGCCCACCGGATGCACTCGGAGTGCAGGAGCGCCGAGTAGGTAGCGCGAACATGAACACGTCAGCGAAGGGGCGCCGACTGGAGCACCGGGGCCGCGAGGTCCTGGAGGCGGCCGGGTTCACCGTGGTCCGGGCCGCGGCCAGCAAGGGAGACTTCGACCTCGTGGGCTACAGCGCCGCCGGCTGGTGCCTGGTGCAGGTGAAGGCCACCCGGCCCCCGGGCCCGATGGAGCGCCGGGCCCTAGCCGCGGCGCCGCGCCCGCCGGCCTGCGCCCGCTTGATCCACGTGTGGAAGCCCCGGGCCCGGCTGCCCGAAGTCGTGGAGTTGTAGCGACCCCATGGAAACGCCCTCTGACGGCGTCCAGGCCACTCCAGAAGGTCAGGACTAGGGTTCCTCCATGTCTTTGCCCAAACCCCTCTCAGAACGCTGCCGCCAGGGCGCACGTGCGCCTCTGAGCGCCCCTGTGCTAGGCTCCCGGCGATGCCCGGTCTGCCAGGAGGCGCCCATCCACGCCGGGCAGGAGGTCTGCTCCGGGAAATGTCGGGCCGCCCGGAGCCGACAGCGGAAGGCGCAGGCCCGGACGGCCCGGGACCAGGCGCTCGTGGCCGCCCTGGACCAGGCCGAGGCGCTGCATCAGCGGGCTGCGGAGATCCTCCAGGGCGTGCGGCGGCGGCTGGGGGAGGAGGCATGATCGGCGTGACCGAGGCGGAGCTCTTCCAGGCGGCCTTCGTGGTGGTGGTGGCGTTCACGGTCTGGCTGCTGTGGCCGTGGCGGAAGTAGGGGCCGAAGAGAACGGTTGACAACGTGTAATCAAGGAGATTACAGTGTCCCCCAGGCGGCTCGGCATGAGGATCAAACGTCTTCGCACGGATCGGGGCTTGAGCCAGGCGGCGCTGGCGAAGAAGCTCGGCATTAGCCGCGTGCATCTGGCCAACATCGAAGCGCCCGACGACGCTCCGCATCACCGGACGCCGTCGCTCGCGCTCCTCGAGAAACTGTCGAAGGCGCTCCGCACGCCCCTGGCCGACCTGATGAAGTGAAAGATGCCCCCGGCGGTGCGTCAACACCGCGCGGGGGCCGAGGCCCACAACCCCACACCCGCGAAGGAGCGAGACGATGAGCAAGCCCAGTGTACCGAAGCCCCCCGGCCTGAAGCAAGACGGTACGCCGAAGTCCGACGCCGAGGTTCTGGCCGGCCTGGTGCGATCCCTGGTGAGCCTGTCCCGCCGTGTCCCCAAAGGGCCGCTCCGCGAGAAGGCCGACGAGGCCTGGCGCGCGGCCAAGATCCTCGAGGTCCGCGGCGAGGTGGCGGCGGGCCGGGGCTCAACCGCCACGACCGCGGAGCCCGTCTTGACGCTGGCCGAGCAGGCGCACAAGCTGCGGGACCTGGCGGAGCAGGCCGCGTCGTTGTCCGAGCCGCTCACGGAAACCCAGGAGGCCTATGTCGAGGCCCTGGAGGACCTCGTCAAGGCGAAGGCCGGCAGGACGATTTGGGGCAACGATGGGCTCCTCGGGGAAGACGCCGATGCCTACCGCCGGCTGAATGGCCGGGACGCGGCGCTCAGACTCCTCCGGGGCGATCTGGAAAGGCGGATGGAGGAGGTCTTCGTCAAGGCAGTGGAGCTCCACGAGCGCATCAAGGGCACGATGGCGCCGGCCGAGGCACGGCCGAAGCGGAAGGCGGTTGCGTGATGGCGCTCCTGTACTGGGGAGGCATTGACAGGAACGCCGCGGCGCCGCGGGACCTGGTCGAGAACATGCGGAAGGTCGGGGCGCTCGTGGAGATCCTCGGGTTGGCGCTGGAGCGGCCGGGCGATGAGTACGACGAGGACACCGCGGTGGAGCTGGTGCGCGAGGCCGGGAGTCTCCTGGAGCGCCTCGGCGTCAGGGCGATGGAGCTACTGGAGGCTCAGGGCGCTCCT encodes:
- the rpsU gene encoding 30S ribosomal protein S21 → MILPVAGNLEAALRQLRKRLERDGTFYAMRRQAFFRPRSERRRLKARRARKRARRALVGGTP
- a CDS encoding DUF2116 family Zn-ribbon domain-containing protein: MLGSRRCPVCQEAPIHAGQEVCSGKCRAARSRQRKAQARTARDQALVAALDQAEALHQRAAEILQGVRRRLGEEA
- a CDS encoding helix-turn-helix transcriptional regulator codes for the protein MRIKRLRTDRGLSQAALAKKLGISRVHLANIEAPDDAPHHRTPSLALLEKLSKALRTPLADLMK